A single window of Aspergillus flavus chromosome 4, complete sequence DNA harbors:
- a CDS encoding uncharacterized protein (uncharacterized conserved protein UCP028846) has translation MTRSSAALIVALAACWNAQGSAGLRDDPAILRRACPDYLTYSTAPHPPYSGGPLNLPFQRPAQECRTFSSPAVEQVIEDITSRIEDKDLAQLFKNAFPNTLDTTIRWHTDGTSAQPSRRAKRAGSQWNGPQTFVVTGDINAEWLRDSTNQLSGYQALAKKDKNLHNLILGAINTQAEFVIQSPYCNAFQPPPPSGIQATDNGQDDKVHPAYEPSVVFECKYELDSLANFLALGTEFYENTGSTEFLTDRWYLALDTLLKVLDAQSQPTFNNDQFVTNQYTFQRTTTLGTETLNLAGVGNPLNHGTGLIRSAFRPSDDATILGFFIPPNAMMAVQLKKTAEVLRKAGGKADLAQQLQDRGENLDKAVREHGIVNHPTFGDVFAFEVDGYGSRILMDDANVPSLLSLPVLGYVDKDDKVYQNTRKMVLSQDGNPYYLTGSAFHGIGGPHIGLQNAWPMSLLIQAQTSDSDAEIIECINLVRNSSLLGLVHESINVNNIEKYTRPWFAWANSVFAQTILKVAKERPHLIFGEGAKPYVIE, from the exons ATGACGCGCTCCTCAGCAGCGCTGATCGTCGCCCTTGCGGCTTGCTGGAACGCACAGGGCTCTGCAGGACTACGTGACGACCCTGCAATTCTGCGACGGGCCTGTCCGGACTATCTCACATACTCCACAGCACCACA CCCCCCATACAGCGGAGGTCCTTTGAACCTACCCTTCCAACGACCAGCACAAGAATGTCGCACCTTCAGCTCCCCAGCAGTAGAACAGGTCATTGAAGATATCACATCGCGTATAGAGGACAAAGATCTTGCCCAATTATTCAAGAACGCCTTCCCCAACACCCTAGACACAACCATCAGATGGCACACAGACGGCACCTCCGCGCAACCCTCACGAAGGGCCAAAAGAGCCGGTTCGCAATGGAACGGCCCCCAGACCTTCGTGGTAACAGGCGACATCAACGCAGAATGGTTGCGCGACTCCACAAACCAATTGTCCGGCTACCAGGCTCTAGccaagaaagataagaacCTGCACAACCTCATCCTAGGAGCCATCAACACGCAGGCTGAATTCGTCATCCAATCCCCATACTGCAACGCCTTCCAGCCGCCTCCACCCAGCGGTATCCAAGCCACGGACAACGGCCAAGACGACAAGGTCCACCCGGCATACGAACCGTCCGTCGTATTCGAATGCAAGTACGAGCTCGACTCCCTAGCCAACTTCCTCGCCCTGGGGACCGAATTCTACGAAAACACAGGTTCAACCGAGTTTCTCACAGACAGGTGGTATCTCGCCCTGGACACCCTCCTGAAAGTCCTAGACGCGCAATCACAGCCAACCTTCAACAATGACCAATTCGTCACAAACCAGTACACATTCCAGCGCACCACCACCCTAGGCACAGAAACCCTCAACCTAGCCGGCGTCGGCAACCCCCTGAACCACGGAACTGGGCTCATCCGCAGCGCATTCCGGCCTAGCGACGACGCAACCATCctcggcttcttcatcccGCCTAACGCCATGATGGCTgtccagctgaagaagacggcAGAGGTGCTCCGCAAAGCAGGCGGCAAAGCCGACCTGGCGCAACAGCTCCAAGATCGAGGTGAGAATCTTGACAAGGCTGTCCGCGAACACGGCATTGTCAATCACCCCACGTTTGGTGACGTCTTTGCGTTCGAAGTCGACGGTTACGGATCCCGGATTCTTATGGATGACGCTAATGttccttctctcctttcgCTCCCCGTCTTGGGCTACGTCGACAAGGATGACAAGGTCTATCAGAATACCAGGAAGATGGTCCTCAGTCAGGACGGTAACCCGTATTATCTGACTGGATCTGCTTTCCATGGTATTGGTGGTCCTCATA TCGGCCTTCAAAACGCCTGGCCTATGTCCCTTCTCATCCAGGCCCAAACCTCCGACTCGGATGCCGAGATTATCGAGTGTATCAATCTTGTCCGGAACTCGAGTCTCCTGGGTCTCGTGCACGAGTCTATCAATGTTAATAATATTGAAAAGTATACCAGGCCGTGGTTTGCATGGGCGAACTCGGTCTTTGCTCAGACTATTTTGAAGGTTGCAAAGGAAAGGCCGCATTTGATCTTTGGGGAGGGGGCGAAGCCGTATGTCATTGAGTGA
- a CDS encoding ER-golgi trafficking TRAPP I complex 85 kDa subunit-domain-containing protein produces the protein MTSPGDAAPVRPPPSFSPGVPRVASKTRYPDQRRDSSPNLDSDLVDSRIATSPTQPPLSATAAELPIRSASPHARSIRSSTPQLTRSSLGSPTEGRLDGSEDIRSLIIRSFSPVVGVYSSVDTDELVRQKGFAGGFWELIRPFGETVPGKIVVRDSVGASRGWEDYGVRFVDLGGNPQVSSEPRAPPLTQLEEALERQLESPDDPLGGILRPKDFLSFPTTSPLYKSFLRQLLSVSSPTPHETFRHPVASVIAISSRNTSPLETLRRLYADTSNGDRKLPEWVHPEYLRYYVLVHDEDRDDITESTKLYDQMKRHFGLHCHLLRLRSNQCVVTDDDSCQVPEAEWLSPTERLSGRSEPLVDLDTDGQPYLFESDVTAIKAFVRELVAQSVIPYMENRVTVWNDQVASRRRGISGRFMSMSRRWAGFGSGSRSSLIGSGGGTSGNYDLAHGFYKPDVPEAILRKMADFAFMLRDWKLSASTYELLRSDYANDKAWKYHAGVHEMCAVSMLLNPLSMPGKSKINDIDQMIETACYSYLTRCSDAPNALRCLSLSMELLKSRGGSGIESAARWAMRAMDLSLVGSIGQALLSERISACYASRNAINGVRFGSRHRKAGMWSVLAADRWLRLGKPSLASASLEEAERLYADVLDSNGAFPIPEMQAFVDNLRHAVKVEYLESRGLDTGDEAATADPLDVFEPEETSEKLDKRKNRKSLIANPMDSGGLSSTQGARDDDNPANDDFERA, from the exons ATGACATCGCCCGGAGATGCTGCTCCGGTCAGACCTCCGCCGTCCTTCTCGCCCGGCGTTCCGCGAGTCGCATCCAAGACGAGATATCCAGATCAACGCCGCGATTCGTCTCCAAATCTAGATTCGGACCTAGTAGACTCAAGAATTGCCACGTCCCCCACGCAACCCCCTCTATCGGCCACCGCTGCGGAGCTGCCGATTAGATCCGCATCGCCCCATGCTCGATCTATAAGATCGTCAACGCCGCAATTGACCCGATCGTCACTGGGTTCTCCGACGGAAGGACGACTGGATGGTTCTGAAGATATACGCTCTTTGATTATACGCTCATTCTCCCCGGTAGTCGGGGTTTACTCGTCGGTCGATACTGATGAACTAGTCAGACAAAAAGGCTTCGCGGGCGGCTTTTGGGAGCTAATTCGCCCTTTTGGAGAGACTGTTCCTGGGAAGATTGTGGTTCGCGATAGTGTAGGGGCAAGTCGTGGCTGGGAAGATTATGGGGTCCGGTTTGTCGACTTAGGGGGCAACCCACAGGTCTCCTCTGAACCGAGAGCGCCGCCTCTGACACAATTAGAGGAAGCGCTAGAGAGGCAATTGGAATCACCAGATGATCCACTGGGAGGTATACTACGGCCAAAAGATTTTCTCAGTTTTCCTACAACATCCCCATTATATAAATCATTTCTGCGTCAGCTGCTATCAGTCTCTTCTCCGACCCCGCATGAGACATTCCGCCACCCCGTGGCGAGCGTTATCGCCATTAGCTCACGAAACACATCGCCTCTTGAAACGCTACGACGGCTATATGCGGACACCAGCAATGGAGATAGGAAGCTACCGGAGTGGGTTCACCCCGAGTACCTCCGGTACTATGTCTTGGTTCATGACGAGGATCGCGATGACATCACGGAATCAACGAAACTCTACGACCAAATGAAACGTCACTTTGGCTTGCATTGTCATCTCTTGAGGCTACGCAGCAACCAATGTGTTGTGACTGATGACGACAGCTGCCAGGTGCCCGAAGCCGAATGGCTTTCACCTACAGAACGCCTGTCAGGTCGATCAG AGCCTCTAGTCGATCTAGATACAGATGGTCAGCCGTATCTTTTCGAGTCCGATGTCACTGCCATCAAAGCCTTCGTCCGGGAGTTGGTCGCTCAATCCGTGATACCCTATATGGAGAATCGAGTAACTGTTTGGAATGATCAGGTAGCATCACGAAGGCGTGGCATCAGTGGCCGTTTCATGTCAATGTCTCGACGATGGGCAGGTTTCGGGTCTGGCTCTCGATCTAGCCTTATTGGCTCCGGTGGTGGAACCAGTGGAAACTACGACCTTGCTCATGGCTTCTACAAGCCCGATGTACCCGAGGCCATTCTCCGAAAGATGGCGGACTTTGCCTTCATGCTGCGGGATTGGAAGTTATCGGCATCCACCTACGAACTCCTCCGGTCAGACTATGCGAATGACAAAGCGTGGAAGTATCATGCTGGCGTCCATGAAATGTGTGCTGTGAGCATGCTTCTGAACCCTCTTTCCATGCCTGGAAAATCGAAAATCAATGATATTGATCAGATGATTGAAACTGCCTGTTATTCCTACCTTACAAGATGCTCAGATGCACCCAATGCCTTACGTTGTCTCTCCTTGTCCATGGAATTACTGAAGTCTCGTGGAGGTTCTGGAATCGAAAGTGCGGCTAGATGGGCCATGCGGGCCATGGACCTGAGTTTAGTCGGCTCTATCGGCCAAGCGCTCCTCAGCGAAAGGATTTCAGCCTGCTACGCCTCCCGAAATGCAATCAACGGAGTCAGATTTGGCTCACGGCATCGAAAAGCTGGCATGTGGAGTGTTCTCGCTGCGGACCGATGGCTCAGACTAGGGAAGCCATCACTGGCCTCTGCGTCTCTCGAAGAGGCCGAACGCCTCTATGCAGATGTTTTGGACAGCAACGGCGCGTTTCCTATACCGGAGATGCAAGCTTTCGTTGATAACCTGAGACATGCAGTGAAGGTTGAATATCTCGAGTCTAGAGGCTTAGACACTGGAGACGAGGCGGCGACAGCCGATCCTCTAGACGTTTTCGAACCCGAGGAGACGAGTGAAAAGCTAGACAAGCGGAAGAATCGGAAATCGCTGATCGCTAATCCGATGGACTCAGGCGGTCTTAGCTCTACTCAAGGAGCGAGAGATGATGATAATCCTGCAAATGACGATTTTGAACGAGCTTAA
- a CDS encoding Snf7-domain-containing protein, translating to MNDLLNFILSQDAFRKNRLPSLYSDFAIHRKTNPDGYAVNVAAWEQALTKAAKHGYISSSHGQLSTPSKGAMRKSDHLILRADKSLLRDLEIPEWGQPVALGAVLEEAMQNRTIVPLQVYRVNPAILQKPQWRLIDPGVLNPWNVMSWGLKQLKGVVVGTDDSSPVLQGQEWVLVENLKEAAGGIVKKVMGRSPSNTDLVYSKESFVSEFGTTLNQDSELSEADFDVLLLYLSRDSGAIAYDGKTIKFRPSNDAPREITQQDSTIASIKALMATMTKQVEGLENKISELNSAAKAALHNKNRISALSAVRSKKLAERNLQQRLDTLAQLEEVYSKIEQATSQIEYVQVMEASTGVLRGLNTQIGGAERVEDVVDELREEMSKVDEIGNIMNEAGPQVDEAEIDEELEELENKERQAVEEEEAEKTRQKLAELDNLEQKAKEAARIAGSEQNLDSELEERLSRMSVEENPSTAAQ from the exons ATGAACGACCTTCTCAACTTCATTCTATCACAGGATGCATTCCGGAA AAACCGACTCCCATCCCTCTACTCCGACTTCGCCATACACCGCAAAACCAACCCCGACGGCTACGCCGTCAACGTCGCAGCATGGGAACAAGCACTAACCAAAGCCGCAAAGCACGGCTATATCTCCTCCTCACACGGCCAACTCTCGACACCGTCTAAGGGGGCAATGCGGAAAAGTGACCATCTGATTCTCCGCGCTGATAAGTCGCTGTTGCGGGATCTGGAGATCCCGGAATGGGGGCAGCCGGTGGCGCTTGGGGCTGTTTTG GAAGAGGCGATGCAGAACCGGACGATTGTGCCGTTGCAGGTGTATAGGGTTAATCCGGCCATTTTGCAGAAGCCGCAGTGGCGGCTTATTGATCCGGGTGTTTTAAATCCGTGGAATGTGATGAGCTGGGGGTTGAAGCAGTTGAAGGGTGTTGTTGTCGGGACGGATGACTCTTCGCCTGTTTTACAGGGCCAGGAGTGGGTTTTGGTGGAGAACCTTAAG GAGGCTGCAGGAGGAATAGTGAAGAAAGTTATGGGTCGGAGTCCGTCGAACACTGACCTCGTTTATTCTAAGGAAAGCTTTGTGAGCGAATTTGGAACAACCCTAAATCAAGACAGCGAGCTATCAGAAGCAGACTTTGATGTTCTATTGTTATATTTATCCCGCGACAGCGGAGCCATTGCATATGATGGCAAG ACAATCAAGTTCCGACCCTCAAATGATGCTCCGAGGGAAATTACCCAGCAAGATAGCACCATCGCCTCTATCAAAGCGCTCATGGCAACTATGACGAAACAAGTGGAAGGATTAGAAAACAAAATCTCTGAATTGAACTCAGCCGCAAAGGCAGCTTTGCATAACAAGAACAGGATATCTGCCCTTTCAGCGGTGCGGTCTAAGAAGCTGGCCGAACGTAACCTGCAACAGAGACTAGATACCCTGGCACAGCTAGAGGAAGTTTACTCTAAGATCGAGCAAGCGACTAGCCAGATTGAATACGTCCAAGTGATGGAGGCAAGTACTGGTGTTCTTCGTGGCCTCAATACTCAGATTGGTGGCGCCGAGAGGGTCGAAGATGTGGTTGATGAATTGCGCGAGGAGATGTCCAAGGTGGACGAGATTGGAAACATAATGAACGAGGCTGGTCCCCAGGTCGACGAGGCAGAGATAGACGAGGAGCTCGAGGAGCTAGAGAACAAGGAACGACAAGctgtggaagaggaggaagcagAAAAGACTCGTCAGAAGCTCGCCGAACTCGACAACCTCGAACAAAAGGCTAAGGAGGCCGCACGCATCGCAGGCTCAGAGCAAAATCTGGATTCCGAATTAGAGGAAAGGCTTTCCCGGATGTCAGTAGAAGAGAACCCCAGTACCGCGGCACAGTGA
- a CDS encoding DNA polymerase subunit Cdc27, with amino-acid sequence MAVADYKRYLAENVLNERRTVTFRSLSRALRVHSTLAKQMLYDFHHNENNKKPQSVNATYIITGVQKAPAPATNGHTNGEDNRDDVFPSSPYLSSSMPNQDSAPDTVATASVLLVREEDLEDAKTTFESISSIYIYSLQQTVLQDLNVLTDVSRETVSNHSQEDPLEYGGQWGMIQNKNVKRRTGSRPPPAPAATKSKPTIPSKRPSEATSSQIKPEPKKEETAASEQASTRESTPSTASKPTEKAAPLKREKSNLFSSFAKAKPKQKKEESATPAESAEPSGAEDVFGDDDDADEEPEELFPDSGKSASSAAATRESRKEREEKLKQMMEDDDEDEDEEMPDATEPPGESKPIDQPPPKKPELKEEITVQGGRRRGRRQVMKKQVRKDDEGYLVTVEEPSWESFSEDEPAPPPKKKPAVSALKGKPAGKGQGNIMSFFGKK; translated from the exons ATGGCTGTCGCCGATTATAAGAGGTATCTGGCCGAGAATGTTCTCAATGAGCGCCGGACG GTCACTTTCCGCTCGCTGAGTCGGGCTTTGAGGGTGCATAGTACTTTGGCGAAACA GATGTTATACGATTTCCATCACAATGAGAACAACAAGAAACCGCAGAGCGTGAATGCGACTTACATTATTACGGGCGTTCAGAAAGCGCCAGCACCTGCTACGAATGGCCATACCAATGGCGAAGATAACAGAGACGATGTATTCCCGAGCAGTCCGTACCTGAGCAGCTCGATGCCCAATCAAGATTCGGCTCCGGATACTGTCGCTACAGCTTCCGTTCTACTGGTACGGGAGGAGGACTTAGAAG ATGCAAAAACCACTTTTGAGTCGATAtcgtctatatatatctacagCCTGCAGCAGACGGTGTTGCAGGATCTCAATGTCTTGACGGATGTCAGTCGCGAGACTGTGAGCAACCATTCTCAAGAGGATCCTTTGGAATACGGAGGGCAGTGGGGCATGATTCAAAATAAGAATGTCAAG CGGAGAACAGGCTCACGGCCGCCCCCAGCACCAGCTGCTACTAAATCGAAGCCTACTATACCCTCGAAACGGCCAAGTGAAGCTACTTCGTCCCAGATCAAACCAGAgccaaagaaggaagaaactGCGGCATCCGAGCAAGCGTCCACACGGGAAAGTACACCCTCGACAGCATCCAAACCTACTGAAAAGGCCGCTCCGTTGAAGCGAGAAAAGAGCAACCTCTTCAGCTCCTTTGCAAAGGCAAAGCcgaagcagaagaaggaagaatcgGCAACGCCGGCAGAATCG GCCGAGCCTAGTGGTGCCGAGGATG TTTtcggtgatgacgatgatgccgaCGAAGAACCGGAAGAGCTCTTCCCCGACAGTGGAAAGTCTGCCTCCTCAGCCGCTGCAACTCGCGAAAGTCGGAAGGAACGCGAAGAGAAGCTGAAGCAAatgatggaggatgatg atgaagatgaagacgaagaaatgCCCGATGCTACAGAGCCACCAGGAGAATCCAAACCCATTGATCAGCCACCTCCGAAAAAGCCGGAGCTCAAGGAAGAGATAACAGTCCAGGGAGGTCGACGTCGCGGCAGGCGTCAAGTGATGAAGAAGCAAGTCCGCAAGGATGATGAAGGCTACTTAG TGACTGTTGAGGAGCCATCGTGGGAGTCGTTCTCCGAGGATGAGCCTGCGCCGCCACCTAAAAAGAAGCCAGCTGTGAGTGCGCTCAAGGGAAAGCCTGCGGGTAAAGGACAGGGCAATATCATGTCATTTTTCGGCAAGAAGTAA
- a CDS encoding postreplication repair E3 ubiquitin-protein ligase rad18 (unnamed protein product): MEQTFDLPDSTDWLGTPLSLLTPLESALRCQVCKDFFDNPVITSCCHTFCSLCIRRCLSTEGKCPACRSSDQELKLRRNWAVQELVEAFQNARPSVLDLAKRAATEDREDAEVGTAQPASKKRKVDERNGSNSEVSEGRQTRSRTKGVERQTEPATMDVVEDSQDEEYVPEDGLVACPICNRRMKNEAVFQHLDNCTGDPVPPKKISFGSLQPMSPASRTLNKAPERLPTINYSLLKDNVLRKKLKDLGIPNWGPRPLLQRRHTEWMNLWNANCDSKTPKSKRELLHELGVWERTQGGSAHPSAESAGSVMRKDFDATAWSTTHESDFKQLIANARKRSDALVRTTIPSAAPAQSQESPTVEQPVEATIPTNMQKPEQPLVDLTSAAYPKIQHAQEPGESEEPYTLPG, encoded by the exons ATGGAGCAGACGTTTGACCTCCCCGACTCGACCGACTGGCTCGGAACGCCGTTGTCGCTTCTGACGCCACTCGAGTCCGCGCTCCGCTGCCAGGTGTGCAAGGACTTTTTCGACAACCCCGTTATTACCTCGTGCTGTCATACGTTTTGCTCACTGTGTATCCGGCGGTGTTTGAGCACGGAGGGGAAATGTCCAGCTTGTCGAAGTTCGGACCAGGAATTGAAATTGCGGCGGAATTGGGCGGTCCAAGAACTTGTCGAGGCGTTTCAGAATGCAAGACCTAGTGTGTTGGACCTGGCTAAACGCGCTGCAACtgaagatcgagaagatgCAGAAGTAGGAACGGCGCAACCtgcttcgaagaagaggaaggtcgATGAGCGGAATGGGTCAAATAGTGAGGTTTCGGAGGGGAGACAGACGCGGTCACGAACTAAAGGCGTGGAGCGGCAAACTGAACCTGCAACTATGGACGTAGTTGAGGATAGCCAGGATGAAGAATATGTGCCTG AGGACGGCCTGGTTGCGTGCCCAATTTGCAAtcggaggatgaagaacgAAGCAGTCTTTCAACACTTAGATAATTGCACCGGAGATCCAGTCCCGCCGAAAAAGATATCATTTGG CTCATTGCAGCCCATGTCGCCTGCTTCGCGAACACTGAACAAAGCGCCCGAGAGACTCCCCACAATAAactattctttattaaaagacAATGTGCTCCGGAAAAAGCTTAAAGATTTGGGAATACCGAACTGGGGCCCACGGCCCCTACTGCAAAGACGTCACACCGAGTGGATGAACTTATGGAACGCTAACTGCGACTCCAAAACGCCAAAGTCCAAGCGTGAATTATTACATGAATTGGGTGTCTGGGAACGCACACAGGGCGGTAGTGCACATCCCTCTGCTGAGTCTGCTGGCTCCGTTATGCGTAAAGACTTTGATGCAACCGCATGGTCGACCACCCATGAAAGCGACTTCAAGCAGCTGATTGCAAACGCTCGAAAGCGAAGCGATGCTTTAGTTCGCACGACCATCCCGTCTGCAGCCCCGGCTCAATCGCAAGAATCACCCACAGTTGAGCAACCAGTGGAGGCTACAATTCCAACGAATATGCAGAAGCCGGAACAGCCACTCGTAGATCTCACAAGTGCCGCCTATCCTAAAATTCAACACGCACAGGAGCCCGGTGAAAGTGAAGAGCCTTATACGCTTCCTGGATAA
- a CDS encoding Pex12 amino terminal region-domain-containing protein, giving the protein MMHRTLLRGPWCRQEVILPLRTITSASKLRRPFPVPSSYKHNPRAFASVSYLASEQPSHSTSTEGKEISSDNEPSKPTSHVPWYLQEDTPVSDSQISSRDQIPDLPEDPPAILSPFLDYVFRDLGLDELKLIDLRGLETPPALGANVIMIIGTARSVKHLNVSADRLCRWLRSNYKLSPYADGLLGRNELKIKLRRKARRARLASRSGVMFDDKDDGITTGWICVNAGVVEESPVLEKDETFEGFGKVGRGTRIVVQIFTEEKRAEVDLESLWQGALDRAEREKQKYSEVTRNAPPEEEFDELKPSLFELLAEQQLSDLLPPSIRYILAVATHRHPRYLLRILNSYDEIYALLSLLVERYYLRNFGGSFTENFYSLKRERVLLTKNGEIPRAQLGAPGPVRETLKLRSSDVWKNLLIMVGIPYLKRKLDEGYDIHAAPQASLIMSGGPRYDPNDDLPPNPTIRQRLVHYYKWFLRNVYPSVNAAYYFSILAFNLAYLFDNTKYSSPFLWLIGTRIRRLGGADHKAIADMLEAKPAAGPGGRGRSRPGSGLLGLLSPQNLYPQLLTSLRYFLPASIFALKFLEWWHASDFSRQLARKATEVLDLPAPVTNGMVLPSERKKLAEEKEKKKQEPDSPTRKSALKSSRKRIQPPISATSYLPIFTVPLPPPDSDAASTCPICLNQLANPTACQTGYVFCYVCVFHWLNGEHQRQIDFMNGEGAGAAGEDESEDDEAKGSDEKKGDGQGQSREGKWESGKGRCPVTGRRVLGGTEGLRRVLI; this is encoded by the exons ATGATGCATCGAACTTTGTTGAGGGGCCCCTGGTGTCGACAGGAGGTCATCTTGCCGCTTCGAACCATAACTTCTGCCTCAAAACTTCGTCGGCCTTTTCCTGTACCTTCATCCTACAAGCACAATCCGCGAGCCTTTGCGTCAGTATCCTACCTTGCGTCAGAGCAGCCGTCGCATTCCACGTccacagaaggaaaagagattTCTTCAGACAATGAGCCGTCCAAGCCGACTAGTCATGTTCCATGGTATCTGCAGGAAGACACGCCGGTTTCCGACTCACAGATATCGTCCCGAGATCAAATTCCAGATTTACCAGAGGACCCACCTGCGATTCTTTCCCCATTTCTAGACTATGTGTTCAGAGACCTTGGATTAGATGAACTTAAGCTGATTGACTTACGGGGTCTGGAAACACCTCCTGCTCTTGGCGCAAATGTCATTATGATCATTGGAACGGCCAGAAGTGTGAAGCATCTGAACGTTTCGGCAGACCGTCTCTGTCGCTGGCTGAGGAGCAATTACAAGTTATCCCCATATGCAGATGGGCTACTGGGTCGAAATGAGCTTAAGATCAAGTTGCGACGCAAAGCCCGTCGAGCTAGACTTGCAAGCCGCTCGGGCGTCATGTTCGACGACAAGGATGATGGAATTACCACCGGCTGGATATGTGTGAATGCCGGCGTTGTGGAGGAAAGCCCTGTACTGGAGAAAGACGAAACTTTCGAAGGATTTGGCAAGGTCGGCAGGGGTACGAGGATTGTCGTGCAGATCTTcacggaggagaagagggccGAAGTCGACCTTGAAAGCCTATGGCAAGGAGCCCTAGACCGCGCCGAACGAGAGAAACAGAAGTATTCCGAGGTCACTCGTAATGCACCTCCTGAAGAG GAATTTGACGAGCTCAAGCCGTCTCTTTTCG AACTCCTCGCCGAACAGCAACTGTCAGACCTTCTACCTCCATCCATTCGATATATCCTCGCGGTTGCCACTCACCGCCATCCTCGGTATCTTCTGCGGATACTGAACTCTTACGATGAGATCTACGCACTTCTATCTTTGTTAGTTGAGCGATACTATCTCCGCAATTTTGGAGGCTCTTTCACCGAGAACTTCTACTCTCTCAAGCGTGAGCGCGTTCTCCTGACCAAGAATGGTGAAATCCCACGCGCCCAGCTCGGCGCTCCAGGGCCTGTCCGTGAGACACTTAAACTGCGCTCCTCAGATGTGTGGAAGAACCTGCTCATCATGGTCGGTATCCCGTACCTCAAGCGCAAATTAGACGAAGGCTACGATATCCACGCCGCACCCCAGGCGTCGCTGATCATGAGTGGCGGCCCCCGATATGACCCTAATGATGACCTCCCGCCCAACCCAACCATTCGGCAGCGATTGGTCCATTACTACAAGTGGTTCCTTCGAAACGTATACCCGTCCGTCAACGCCGCTTACTACTTCTCTATCCTGGCGTTCAATCTAGCCTACCTATTTGACAACACTAaatattcttctcctttcctttggcTCATCGGCACCCGGATTCGCCGTTTGGGCGGTGCCGACCACAAGGCCATTGCAGACATGCTGGAAGCGAAGCCAGCCGCTGGCCCCGGTGGCCGGGGACGCTCCCGCCCAGGCTCCGGTCTGCTAGGCCTACTGAGCCCCCAGAACCTCTACCCTCAACTCCTAACATCTCTACGATACTTCCTCCCCGCATCTATTTTCGCCCTGAAGTTCCTCGAATGGTGGCACGCGAGCGACTTCTCGCGCCAACTAGCCCGCAAAGCAACCGAAGTCCTGGACCTACCGGCTCCAGTCACAAACGGAATGGTCCTCCCAtcagagagaaagaagctcgccgaagagaaggagaaaaaaaaacaagaaccCGACTCGCCGACGCGCAAATCGGCCCTGAAATCTTCTCGCAAACGCATCCAACCGCCGATCTCGGCTACTTCATACTTACCTATCTTTActgttcctcttccaccgcCGGATTCGGACGCGGCATCTACCTGTCCCATCTGTCTCAACCAGCTGGCAAATCCAACTGCATGCCAGACAGGGTATGTCTTTTGTTATGTCTGTGTCTTCCATTGGCTTAACGGGGAGCATCAAAGACAAATTGACTTCATGAATGGGGAGGGCGCAGGCGCCGCGGGGGAGGATGAgtctgaagatgatgaagcaaAGGGTAGCGATGAGAAGAAAGGTGATGGCCAGGGTCAGAGTAGGGAAGGGAAATGGGAAAGTGGGAAGGGCAGGTGTCCTGTGACGGGAAGAAGAGTGTTGGGTGGCACGGAAGGCCTGAGACGAGTATTGATTTAA